One window from the genome of Synechococcus sp. PROS-7-1 encodes:
- a CDS encoding aldehyde oxygenase (deformylating), giving the protein MPTPVTSEVAVLDEQAGSTQALPDFSSEAYKDAYSRINAIVIEGEQEAHDNYISLGTLIPDQADELARLARMEMKHMKGFMSCGRNLGVEADMPFAKDFFAPLHGNFQTALKEGKVVTCLLIQALLIEAFAISAYHIYIPVADPFARKITEGVVKDEYTHLNYGQEWLKANLEASREELMEANKVNLPLIRSMLEQVAADAAVLKMEKEDLIEDFLIAYQEALEQIGFTSRDIARMAAAALAV; this is encoded by the coding sequence ATGCCGACCCCTGTCACCTCCGAGGTCGCCGTTCTGGACGAGCAGGCTGGATCCACCCAGGCGCTCCCCGACTTCTCCAGCGAGGCCTACAAGGACGCGTATAGCCGTATCAACGCGATCGTGATCGAAGGCGAGCAAGAGGCGCATGACAACTACATCTCCCTCGGCACGCTGATCCCCGATCAGGCCGATGAACTGGCGCGACTGGCCAGGATGGAGATGAAGCATATGAAGGGCTTCATGTCTTGCGGTCGCAACCTTGGCGTAGAGGCGGATATGCCCTTCGCGAAGGACTTTTTCGCGCCCCTTCACGGCAATTTTCAGACTGCTTTGAAAGAGGGAAAGGTGGTGACCTGTCTGCTGATTCAGGCGTTACTCATCGAGGCCTTTGCTATCTCCGCCTATCACATCTATATCCCTGTCGCTGACCCCTTTGCGCGCAAGATCACTGAGGGTGTGGTGAAAGATGAATACACCCATCTCAACTACGGACAGGAGTGGCTCAAAGCCAACCTCGAAGCGAGCCGCGAAGAATTGATGGAAGCCAACAAGGTCAATCTGCCCTTGATTCGCTCAATGCTCGAGCAAGTGGCAGCCGATGCCGCAGTTCTCAAGATGGAAAAGGAAGATCTCATCGAGGATTTCCTGATCGCTTATCAAGAGGCACTGGAACAGATTGGTTTCACTTCCAGGGACATTGCTCGGATGGCTGCTGCTGCCCTCGCGGTCTGA
- a CDS encoding long-chain acyl-[acyl-carrier-protein] reductase produces the protein MFGLIGHSTSFEAARRKASELGFDHIAEGDLDVWCSAPPQLVEHVEVTSATGRTIQGAYIDSCFVPEMLSRFKTARRKVLNAMELAQKKGIDITALGGFTSIIFENFNLLQHQHVRSTTLAWERFTTGNTHTAWVICRQVENNAPSLGIDLKKATVAVVGATGDIGSAVCRWLSSRTGVAELLLVARQQKPLEDLQEELGGGRILSLEDALPEADVVVWVASMPRTLEIDTSRLKTPCLMIDGGYPKNLDTHVAAKGIHVLKGGIVEFFTDIGWSMMEIAEMEKPQRQMFACFAEAMLLEFESHHTNFSWGRNNITLEKMDFIGGASVRHGFTTLNLQGLPQAAAA, from the coding sequence ATGTTTGGTCTGATCGGACATTCCACAAGTTTTGAAGCTGCCAGGCGGAAGGCTTCCGAACTTGGGTTCGATCACATCGCTGAGGGTGACCTCGATGTGTGGTGCAGCGCCCCGCCTCAGCTTGTGGAGCACGTCGAGGTCACCAGCGCCACAGGTCGGACCATTCAGGGTGCCTACATCGACTCCTGCTTCGTGCCGGAAATGTTGAGTCGTTTCAAAACGGCACGCCGCAAGGTGCTCAATGCCATGGAGCTCGCCCAGAAAAAGGGGATTGACATCACTGCGCTTGGCGGATTCACCTCGATCATCTTCGAGAACTTCAACCTGCTGCAGCACCAGCACGTGCGCAGCACAACCCTGGCCTGGGAGCGCTTCACCACCGGCAATACCCATACGGCTTGGGTGATCTGCCGCCAAGTTGAAAACAATGCTCCCTCTCTGGGCATCGATCTCAAAAAGGCCACTGTGGCTGTGGTCGGAGCAACCGGGGATATCGGCAGTGCCGTTTGCCGCTGGCTCTCCTCCCGGACCGGGGTGGCTGAACTGTTGCTCGTGGCTCGGCAACAGAAACCGCTTGAAGATCTCCAGGAAGAGCTCGGCGGAGGTCGGATTCTTAGTCTCGAAGATGCGCTACCGGAAGCTGATGTCGTCGTTTGGGTCGCCAGCATGCCTCGCACCCTTGAGATCGACACGTCCAGGCTGAAAACTCCTTGTTTGATGATCGATGGCGGCTACCCCAAAAACCTTGATACCCATGTGGCTGCCAAAGGGATTCACGTCTTGAAGGGCGGGATTGTTGAATTTTTCACAGACATCGGATGGTCGATGATGGAAATCGCCGAGATGGAAAAACCTCAGCGTCAAATGTTTGCCTGCTTCGCCGAAGCGATGCTTCTCGAGTTTGAGTCGCATCACACCAACTTCAGCTGGGGACGGAACAACATCACGCTGGAGAAAATGGATTTCATTGGTGGGGCCTCCGTCCGCCATGGGTTCACCACCCTCAATCTGCAGGGCCTTCCTCAGGCTGCAGCTGCCTGA